The following proteins come from a genomic window of Candidatus Zixiibacteriota bacterium:
- a CDS encoding RluA family pseudouridine synthase, translating into MSDQASLHASKGWVVSAPQSGMRLDRFAHLVLPQLSRRQLERAIRGKSFLVNGRPCLKGERLRARDVVQFAGPELLLAEAPPPNFGLEVPIVYEDGDLVVLDKPAGLDTHGFSGRDTRTLASFLAARRPETQNAGGNRWESGLIHRLDRETSGLIVAAKTRAAYQALRTAFATRRVRKRYWALVSGKTPARGRISYPLAHAPRDSRRMVAIVPGGRQLTGRKRWPAVTRYRVAARFRDATLLRVEMETGVTHQIRAHLAAIGHPIVGDRTYGGAEHPALGRHFLHAFELELPHPSTGKRLTVRSPLPADLEEFVSRLRAGD; encoded by the coding sequence ATGTCGGATCAAGCTTCGCTGCACGCGAGCAAAGGCTGGGTCGTCTCCGCACCGCAATCCGGAATGAGGCTGGACCGGTTCGCACATCTCGTGCTGCCGCAGCTTTCGCGCCGCCAGCTGGAGCGGGCGATTCGGGGGAAGAGCTTTCTGGTCAACGGGCGACCGTGCCTCAAAGGCGAGCGGCTGCGGGCACGGGACGTGGTGCAGTTCGCCGGTCCCGAGCTCCTGCTCGCCGAAGCGCCGCCGCCGAATTTCGGACTCGAGGTTCCCATCGTCTACGAAGACGGCGACCTGGTGGTGCTGGACAAGCCGGCGGGACTTGACACGCACGGGTTTTCAGGGCGCGACACCCGCACGCTGGCGAGCTTTCTCGCAGCCCGGCGGCCGGAAACGCAGAACGCGGGCGGCAACCGCTGGGAGTCGGGATTGATCCACCGGCTCGACCGCGAAACCTCCGGCCTGATCGTGGCGGCCAAGACGCGCGCCGCGTACCAGGCGCTACGCACGGCGTTCGCCACCCGGCGGGTCAGGAAGCGATACTGGGCTCTGGTCTCGGGCAAGACGCCGGCGCGCGGGAGAATCTCCTACCCGCTCGCGCACGCGCCGCGGGACTCGAGGCGGATGGTGGCGATCGTTCCCGGGGGACGGCAGCTCACGGGCCGCAAACGCTGGCCAGCCGTCACGCGCTACCGCGTCGCGGCCAGGTTCCGCGACGCGACGCTGCTGCGAGTCGAGATGGAGACGGGGGTCACCCACCAGATCCGGGCCCATCTCGCCGCGATCGGCCATCCGATCGTCGGCGACCGGACCTACGGCGGTGCCGAGCACCCGGCGCTCGGCCGCCATTTTCTCCATGCCTTCGAGCTTGAGCTTCCCCATCCCTCGACGGGGAAGAGGTTGACGGTACGCTCGCCGCTGCCGGCCGATCTGGAGGAGTTCGTTTCGCGCCTGCGCGCCGGCGATTAA
- a CDS encoding glycosyltransferase family 2 protein, whose protein sequence is MRLSVLIPVYNEERTLEEVVRRVKAFPAPKEIIVVDDGSQDRSREILARMQQESERASDPLNRLHVILHPRNQGKGAALKTALAHVTGDVVIIQDADLEYDPKDYPSLLAPIEAGLADVVYGTRFYGGGAHRVLFFWHYLGNQALTFFSNMLTNLNLSDMEVGYKLFRAEVLKGIELKSKRFGFEPEITMKLAKRRCRFYEVPISYHGRTYAEGKKITWKDGIAALYYLIRFRLAD, encoded by the coding sequence GTGAGGCTCTCGGTCCTTATCCCCGTCTACAACGAGGAGCGCACGCTGGAGGAGGTGGTCCGCCGGGTCAAGGCGTTCCCCGCCCCCAAGGAGATCATCGTCGTCGACGACGGCTCGCAGGATCGCAGTCGGGAGATTCTGGCCCGGATGCAGCAGGAAAGCGAGCGCGCGTCCGACCCGCTGAACCGGCTGCACGTGATCCTGCACCCGCGCAACCAGGGTAAGGGAGCCGCGCTCAAGACCGCTCTCGCGCACGTAACCGGAGACGTGGTGATCATCCAGGACGCCGACCTCGAGTACGACCCGAAGGACTATCCGAGCCTGCTTGCGCCGATCGAGGCGGGCCTCGCCGACGTCGTTTACGGCACGCGCTTTTACGGCGGCGGCGCGCACCGCGTGCTTTTCTTCTGGCACTACCTCGGCAACCAGGCGCTCACCTTCTTCTCGAACATGCTCACGAACCTGAACCTGTCGGACATGGAGGTGGGCTACAAGCTCTTCCGGGCGGAGGTCCTCAAGGGGATCGAGCTGAAGAGCAAGCGGTTCGGCTTCGAGCCGGAAATCACGATGAAGCTGGCCAAACGCCGCTGCCGCTTTTACGAGGTCCCCATCTCCTACCACGGTCGCACCTACGCCGAGGGCAAGAAGATCACCTGGAAGGACGGCATCGCCGCCCTCTACTATCTCATCCGGTTTCGCCTCGCCGACTAG
- a CDS encoding acetyl ornithine aminotransferase family protein: MVNDAPHIKVPPPGPRAKALLEKDRSYSAPAYGRVYPLVVHQGRGMIVEDVDGNRFLDFMAGIAVASTGHAHPRVVAAIAEQAQRLIHICGSDFYYEPMAQLLEKLARLAPGSAPKKVFLTNSGTEAVEAAFKLARFATGRKHVVAFWGAFHGRTLGALSLTASRASHRAHFSPLIPDVHHVPFGYCRRCPCRLQYGSCGIACVADIENRLFRHEVAPEEVAAVFVEPIQGEGGYVVPPPEFLPLLQELCRKHGILLVADEIQSGFGRTGRMFACEHWGVEPDILCVAKGLASGMPIGAMIARADISTWPRGSHGSTFGGNPVACAAALATIALIEDGLIQNAAEVGAHLKGRLERLRGAVVGDVRGLGLMIGVEIEKADGSRAPDPSLRDRLVQRCFEKGLLLLGCGESTIRFCPPLIVTREHADAAVEIFADALRELGG, from the coding sequence ATGGTGAACGACGCCCCTCACATCAAGGTCCCGCCGCCGGGACCGCGGGCGAAGGCCCTGCTCGAAAAGGATCGGTCGTACAGCGCGCCCGCTTACGGCCGCGTCTATCCCCTGGTCGTCCACCAGGGCCGGGGAATGATCGTCGAGGACGTCGACGGCAACCGGTTTCTCGATTTCATGGCGGGAATCGCCGTGGCCTCGACCGGACACGCGCACCCCCGAGTGGTCGCGGCCATCGCGGAGCAGGCGCAAAGGCTCATTCACATCTGCGGCAGCGATTTCTATTACGAGCCGATGGCGCAGCTGCTCGAGAAACTGGCCCGGCTCGCGCCGGGAAGCGCTCCGAAAAAAGTCTTCCTCACCAATTCCGGCACCGAAGCCGTGGAAGCCGCCTTCAAGCTTGCGCGCTTCGCCACCGGGCGCAAGCACGTCGTGGCGTTCTGGGGGGCGTTCCACGGGCGCACGCTGGGCGCGCTTTCGCTGACGGCAAGCCGCGCCTCCCATCGAGCCCATTTTTCCCCGTTGATTCCCGACGTGCATCACGTTCCTTTCGGATACTGCCGCCGCTGCCCCTGCCGCCTGCAGTACGGCAGCTGCGGCATCGCCTGCGTCGCCGACATCGAAAATCGGCTCTTCCGCCACGAGGTGGCGCCGGAGGAGGTCGCCGCCGTTTTCGTGGAGCCGATCCAGGGCGAAGGCGGGTACGTGGTGCCGCCGCCGGAGTTTCTCCCGCTGCTGCAGGAGCTCTGTCGCAAGCACGGCATCCTGCTGGTGGCCGACGAGATCCAGTCCGGCTTCGGCCGGACCGGCAGGATGTTCGCCTGCGAGCATTGGGGAGTCGAACCGGACATCCTCTGCGTGGCGAAGGGCCTCGCCAGCGGGATGCCGATCGGCGCCATGATCGCGCGCGCCGACATCAGCACCTGGCCTCGCGGGAGCCACGGCAGCACTTTCGGCGGCAACCCGGTCGCGTGTGCGGCGGCGCTCGCCACGATCGCGCTGATCGAGGACGGTCTGATCCAGAACGCAGCCGAGGTCGGGGCGCATTTGAAAGGCCGGCTGGAGCGGTTGCGGGGCGCCGTGGTCGGCGACGTGCGCGGGCTCGGATTGATGATCGGAGTGGAGATCGAGAAGGCGGACGGAAGCCGCGCTCCCGATCCCTCGCTGCGCGACCGGCTGGTGCAGCGGTGCTTCGAAAAGGGACTGCTGCTGCTGGGATGCGGCGAGAGCACGATCCGCTTCTGCCCGCCGCTGATCGTTACCCGGGAGCACGCCGACGCCGCGGTCGAGATTTTCGCCGACGCGCTGCGCGAGCTCGGCGGGTGA
- a CDS encoding ABC transporter ATP-binding protein, producing MAFIQAQNISLVFKPKNRPPVAALRNFNLEIEQGEFVSIVGPSGCGKSTFLNIVLGLIPADEGELRLNGTRITGPGHERAMVFQEFGLLPWRTVRANVELGLELKGVPASERAEKSMQLIKLVGLSGFENHYPHELSGGMKQRVGLARALATEPQVLLMDEPFAALDAQTRDLMQAELLQIWERTRKTVLFVTHSIEEAAYLSDRVIVMTARPGRAKNILKVDLPRPRDYEMRLTAEFNDIKAVIWNGLKDELGAGTVDGR from the coding sequence ATGGCCTTCATCCAGGCGCAAAATATCAGCTTGGTTTTCAAGCCGAAGAATCGTCCCCCCGTCGCCGCACTCAGAAACTTCAACCTCGAAATCGAGCAAGGCGAGTTCGTCTCGATCGTCGGCCCTTCGGGGTGCGGCAAGAGCACCTTTCTCAACATCGTCCTCGGCCTGATCCCGGCCGACGAGGGCGAGCTCAGGCTCAACGGCACGCGCATCACCGGTCCCGGGCATGAGCGCGCGATGGTGTTTCAGGAGTTCGGCTTGCTTCCCTGGAGAACGGTCAGGGCCAACGTGGAGCTCGGTCTTGAGCTGAAGGGAGTTCCGGCGTCCGAGCGCGCCGAAAAATCGATGCAGTTGATCAAGCTCGTCGGCCTGAGCGGCTTCGAGAACCACTACCCGCACGAGCTTTCGGGCGGAATGAAGCAACGCGTCGGGCTCGCCCGCGCGCTCGCGACCGAACCGCAGGTGTTGCTCATGGACGAGCCCTTCGCCGCCCTCGACGCCCAGACGCGCGACCTGATGCAGGCGGAGCTGCTGCAGATCTGGGAGCGGACCCGAAAGACGGTTCTCTTCGTCACCCACAGCATCGAGGAGGCGGCTTATCTGTCCGATCGCGTCATCGTGATGACCGCCAGGCCCGGCCGCGCCAAGAACATCCTCAAGGTTGATCTTCCCCGGCCGAGGGACTACGAGATGAGGCTCACGGCGGAGTTCAACGACATCAAGGCCGTCATCTGGAATGGGCTCAAGGACGAGCTGGGGGCCGGGACGGTCGATGGACGGTAA
- a CDS encoding ABC transporter substrate-binding protein, whose protein sequence is MRTPGIGLKRLVNAVSAVALTAMTFSPPAAAQPVKVKVGRTIGGSGFHIPSYVAMDKGLFKAEGLDAEFIAATAGVLVRAAIAREIEFVPIPGGGSEAMLKGAPLQFIVGESLVSQWTIATTPDIKRVEDLKGKTVGLERPGQAAYTEAVVVLGKFFKMEPGKDYKVITFNAEPDRVAALINRSIHAAILSFPHAARAEKAGMKILVKTGDYIPRLGGTFMTHRDLIREKRDMTKRFIRAMVKANDYVKQNKQGTVEVIQKYFEIKDGALAEGIYRQVADAYGPDIPHNLLLELFQSRTTPELGWPAGKPLPDIEQFVARDLLNEVLREMGRKPAK, encoded by the coding sequence ATGCGTACCCCGGGTATCGGTCTCAAGAGGCTCGTCAACGCCGTCTCGGCCGTCGCGCTGACGGCCATGACTTTCTCGCCGCCCGCCGCGGCGCAGCCCGTCAAGGTCAAGGTGGGAAGAACCATCGGCGGAAGCGGCTTCCATATCCCTTCCTACGTGGCGATGGACAAGGGGTTGTTCAAGGCCGAGGGGCTCGATGCCGAGTTCATCGCGGCGACCGCGGGCGTCCTCGTGAGGGCCGCCATCGCCCGCGAAATCGAGTTCGTTCCGATCCCGGGGGGCGGCTCGGAAGCGATGCTCAAGGGGGCGCCGCTACAGTTCATCGTCGGCGAGTCGCTGGTCTCGCAGTGGACGATCGCGACCACTCCGGACATCAAGCGGGTCGAGGACCTCAAGGGAAAGACCGTGGGTCTGGAGCGGCCGGGGCAGGCGGCGTACACCGAGGCGGTGGTCGTGCTCGGGAAGTTCTTCAAGATGGAACCGGGCAAGGACTACAAGGTGATCACGTTCAACGCCGAGCCCGATCGGGTGGCGGCGCTGATCAACCGTTCCATCCATGCCGCCATCCTCTCCTTCCCCCATGCCGCGCGGGCGGAGAAGGCGGGCATGAAAATCCTGGTGAAGACCGGCGATTACATCCCCCGGCTCGGCGGCACCTTCATGACGCATCGCGATCTCATCCGCGAGAAGCGCGACATGACGAAGCGTTTCATCCGCGCGATGGTCAAGGCCAACGACTACGTGAAGCAGAACAAGCAGGGCACGGTGGAGGTGATCCAGAAATACTTCGAAATCAAGGACGGCGCGCTGGCCGAGGGTATCTACCGGCAGGTTGCCGACGCGTACGGCCCGGACATTCCCCACAACCTGCTGCTGGAGCTGTTCCAGTCCAGGACCACCCCGGAGCTCGGCTGGCCCGCGGGCAAGCCGCTCCCCGACATCGAGCAGTTCGTGGCGCGCGACCTCCTGAACGAGGTTCTCAGGGAGATGGGACGAAAGCCGGCCAAGTAG
- a CDS encoding ABC transporter permease has translation MDGKAIYHDYQRPILGAVSVLAVVSLWEAALTYVIPLNPFFFTKPSLVAIAFKEQIIDGALWNDLLVSSRAFFWGFSFAVLLGIPLGAFMGWRRRAEYTLDPFLTALYASPLVALAPLIIVVFGVGLLAKSALVFVLSIFPFIFNTFAGVRSTDRLLIDVVRSFGGRERDLYLKVIFPSTLPYIIAGARIALGRGLVGIIVGEFYAASEGIGYAISRFGDTYRLPEMFAGILVLMIAAVVLTEGMRKLEALLAPWRAAQETR, from the coding sequence ATGGACGGTAAGGCGATCTACCACGATTACCAGAGACCGATCCTGGGAGCGGTGTCGGTCCTCGCCGTCGTTTCCCTCTGGGAGGCCGCGCTGACCTACGTGATCCCGCTGAACCCGTTCTTTTTCACCAAGCCGTCGCTCGTGGCGATCGCTTTCAAGGAGCAGATCATCGACGGTGCCCTGTGGAACGATCTCCTGGTGAGCAGCCGGGCTTTTTTCTGGGGCTTCAGCTTCGCGGTCCTGCTCGGCATCCCCCTGGGGGCTTTCATGGGCTGGAGGCGGCGCGCCGAGTACACGCTCGATCCTTTCCTGACGGCGCTCTACGCGAGCCCTCTCGTCGCCCTCGCGCCGCTCATCATCGTGGTCTTCGGCGTCGGCCTTCTGGCCAAGTCGGCCCTGGTCTTCGTCCTTTCGATCTTTCCCTTCATCTTCAACACCTTCGCCGGGGTCAGGTCGACGGACCGCCTGCTGATCGACGTCGTGAGGTCCTTCGGCGGCCGGGAAAGGGATCTCTACCTCAAAGTAATTTTTCCGAGCACGCTCCCGTACATCATCGCCGGCGCCCGGATCGCCCTCGGCAGGGGGCTGGTCGGAATCATCGTGGGGGAATTCTACGCAGCCTCGGAGGGAATCGGCTACGCGATCTCGCGTTTCGGCGACACCTACCGGTTGCCCGAGATGTTCGCGGGAATCCTGGTGCTGATGATCGCGGCCGTCGTCCTGACCGAAGGAATGCGGAAGCTCGAAGCGCTGCTGGCGCCATGGCGTGCCGCCCAGGAGACTCGATGA
- a CDS encoding ABC transporter permease, protein MKRVATFYAENEHHILGGGFILLLLLFWESTPLVFPLPKGVSLFFTTPSRVAEACYQLIVENKIQEHFYTSAVEFLAGLGLAVAVGLPLGLVTGRSRVLDAMIDPFITVFNATPRLIFLPLFILWFGIGIWSKIMIVFVGALFPLLINTYEGVKNVDRVLVNVVKSFGASEWQTMRIVVLPNSVPYLVAGLRLAIGRAILGVVVGEFFGASKGLGFMIATAATNYKVDVVFVGMAIFMGLSLILTMAVKKVESRLARWRPEETKTF, encoded by the coding sequence ATGAAGCGGGTTGCGACCTTCTACGCCGAAAACGAGCACCACATCCTGGGCGGAGGCTTCATCCTGCTCCTGCTGCTTTTCTGGGAATCGACGCCGCTCGTGTTTCCGCTTCCCAAGGGCGTTTCGCTTTTCTTCACGACGCCCTCCCGCGTCGCCGAGGCGTGCTACCAGCTGATCGTCGAGAACAAGATCCAGGAGCACTTCTATACGAGCGCGGTCGAGTTCCTCGCCGGGCTCGGCCTCGCCGTGGCGGTCGGCCTGCCTCTGGGGCTGGTCACCGGCCGCTCGCGCGTCCTCGACGCCATGATCGACCCCTTCATCACCGTCTTCAACGCCACGCCGCGGCTCATCTTCCTGCCGCTGTTCATTCTCTGGTTCGGGATCGGGATCTGGTCGAAGATCATGATCGTCTTCGTCGGCGCCCTCTTTCCCCTTCTCATCAACACCTACGAGGGCGTGAAGAACGTCGACCGGGTGCTGGTCAACGTGGTGAAATCCTTCGGCGCCAGCGAGTGGCAGACGATGAGGATCGTCGTTTTGCCCAACTCGGTTCCCTATCTCGTGGCGGGGCTGCGGCTCGCGATCGGCCGCGCGATTCTCGGCGTGGTCGTGGGCGAATTCTTCGGGGCGAGCAAGGGGCTGGGCTTCATGATCGCCACCGCCGCCACCAACTACAAGGTGGACGTGGTGTTCGTCGGCATGGCGATCTTCATGGGGCTCTCGTTGATTCTCACCATGGCGGTGAAGAAAGTCGAATCCAGGCTCGCCCGCTGGCGCCCCGAGGAAACGAAAACCTTCTAG
- a CDS encoding PAC2 family protein, with amino-acid sequence MSLDPLLYSGRPSLRNPVLLLSFGGWSDAGASATTAVRYMIEQLAAVRFAGIDPEEFYDFSVQRPIVRLTEARTREIHWPSYDFYHAAAAAVERDFVLGVGMEPQLRWRTFSEAMLRVVRECGVEMVVLLGAYLDEVLYTRPVPLTGFSSDPRLMEQLGLQPSRYQGPTGIIGVLSDVFRRSGVPHVSLWASLPHYLSVSPNPRGTLALLLRLIQWLGLRLDTAPLENAAAEFQAKINEAVNADPKLSAFVRELKRREFEQ; translated from the coding sequence ATGAGCTTGGATCCGTTGCTTTACTCCGGGCGGCCTTCCCTGCGAAACCCCGTGCTGCTGCTCTCGTTCGGGGGGTGGAGCGACGCGGGGGCATCGGCGACGACGGCGGTTCGCTACATGATCGAGCAGCTCGCGGCGGTGCGGTTTGCGGGCATCGACCCCGAAGAATTCTACGATTTCTCGGTGCAGCGGCCGATTGTCCGGCTGACGGAAGCCAGGACGAGGGAGATTCACTGGCCGTCCTACGACTTCTATCACGCCGCGGCCGCCGCCGTGGAGCGGGACTTCGTGCTCGGAGTCGGGATGGAGCCGCAGCTTCGCTGGCGCACCTTTTCGGAAGCCATGCTGCGCGTCGTCCGGGAGTGCGGCGTCGAGATGGTGGTGTTGCTCGGCGCTTATCTCGACGAGGTGCTCTACACGCGCCCGGTGCCGCTCACCGGCTTTTCCAGCGACCCTCGGCTCATGGAGCAGCTCGGGCTTCAACCCTCGCGTTATCAGGGGCCGACCGGCATCATCGGCGTGCTGAGCGATGTCTTCCGGCGCTCGGGAGTGCCGCACGTGAGCCTCTGGGCCTCGCTGCCGCACTATTTGTCGGTCTCGCCCAACCCGAGGGGCACGCTGGCGTTGCTCCTTCGGCTCATCCAGTGGCTCGGGCTGCGCCTGGACACCGCTCCGCTGGAGAACGCCGCGGCAGAATTCCAGGCGAAGATCAACGAGGCCGTGAACGCGGATCCGAAGCTTTCCGCCTTCGTTCGAGAGCTCAAGCGACGCGAATTCGAGCAGTGA
- a CDS encoding mannose-1-phosphate guanylyltransferase: MACFCVIMAGGRGTRFWPLSRARRPKQLLKILGPKSLIREAVERAIPLGGAGRTLVVTVSEQLDDLAREIPMLPRRNFLAEPVGRNTAPCIGLAALEVSRRDPEAVMVVLPADHWIAGRSAFRRTLRTAVRLASRTDDLITIGIRPGYPETGYGYIVKGAPIKGSPGAFRVAAFKEKPNRRAAFGLIRRGALWNSGIFVWRAAAWLSLLERHQPKIAERLDRIRSAAGRGSLAAPNPRLRRILAREYRAMPAISADHAVLEKAGAEGRIIVVAGEFAWSDVGSWAAVHRMMRRDRDGNAGNGRWVAVGARDCLVHSPERLVVLLGVRGVVVVDTPDALLVGDLERSQEVRDLVQLLERRGYRAYTAGWRSEG, translated from the coding sequence ATGGCGTGCTTTTGCGTGATCATGGCGGGCGGCAGGGGGACGCGCTTCTGGCCGCTCAGCCGGGCGCGGCGGCCCAAACAGCTTCTGAAGATCCTGGGGCCGAAATCGTTGATCCGCGAGGCCGTGGAGCGCGCGATTCCGCTCGGCGGCGCCGGCCGAACCCTCGTGGTGACCGTTTCCGAGCAGCTCGACGACCTCGCCCGCGAGATCCCGATGCTGCCGCGGCGGAATTTTCTCGCGGAACCGGTGGGGCGCAACACCGCGCCGTGCATCGGGCTCGCGGCGCTTGAGGTCTCCCGGCGGGACCCCGAAGCCGTCATGGTGGTTCTTCCCGCCGACCACTGGATCGCGGGGCGCAGCGCTTTTCGGCGCACGCTCAGGACCGCTGTCCGTTTGGCGAGCCGGACCGACGACCTGATCACCATCGGAATCCGGCCCGGCTACCCCGAAACCGGCTACGGTTACATCGTCAAGGGGGCGCCGATCAAAGGGTCGCCCGGAGCGTTTCGCGTGGCGGCTTTCAAGGAGAAACCGAACCGTCGCGCCGCTTTCGGCCTCATTCGCCGGGGCGCCCTGTGGAACAGCGGCATCTTCGTCTGGCGCGCGGCCGCGTGGCTGAGCCTCCTGGAGCGCCATCAACCAAAAATCGCCGAGCGGCTCGACAGGATCCGAAGCGCCGCCGGACGTGGCTCGCTCGCCGCTCCGAACCCGCGGCTGCGCCGGATCCTCGCGCGCGAGTACCGAGCGATGCCCGCGATCTCCGCCGACCACGCGGTTCTCGAAAAAGCCGGCGCCGAGGGCCGCATCATCGTGGTGGCGGGAGAATTTGCGTGGAGCGACGTCGGCAGCTGGGCCGCCGTCCACCGCATGATGCGCCGGGACCGCGACGGCAACGCGGGCAACGGCAGGTGGGTGGCCGTGGGCGCCCGGGATTGCCTGGTCCACTCGCCGGAGCGTCTGGTCGTGCTCCTGGGAGTTCGCGGCGTCGTGGTGGTCGACACGCCCGACGCCTTGCTGGTGGGCGACCTCGAGCGCTCGCAAGAGGTCCGGGATCTCGTGCAGTTGCTGGAGAGGCGCGGCTACCGCGCCTACACGGCCGGCTGGCGGTCGGAAGGCTGA
- a CDS encoding tetratricopeptide repeat protein — translation MATRDDRERAYELIKQAMDRQMAGELDEAIRLYKLSIELCPTADAHTYLGWAYSFQGRIDEAIEQCEIAIRLDPDFGNPYNDIGVYLMQQRRPDEAIPWLERAKTAKRYEPRHFPYLNLGRLYLAKGMIHRALEEFRGALALTPQDKDLARLIEQLETKIQ, via the coding sequence ATGGCCACTCGAGACGACCGCGAAAGAGCCTACGAGCTGATCAAGCAGGCAATGGACCGGCAGATGGCCGGAGAGCTCGACGAGGCGATCCGCCTGTACAAGCTGTCGATCGAACTCTGTCCGACCGCCGACGCCCACACCTATCTCGGCTGGGCCTACAGCTTTCAGGGGCGTATCGACGAGGCGATCGAGCAGTGCGAGATCGCCATCCGGCTGGACCCGGATTTCGGCAATCCCTACAACGACATCGGCGTCTATCTCATGCAGCAGCGACGGCCCGACGAAGCGATCCCGTGGCTCGAGCGCGCGAAGACCGCCAAACGTTACGAGCCGCGCCACTTTCCGTATCTCAACCTGGGACGGCTCTATCTCGCCAAGGGAATGATCCACCGGGCGCTGGAGGAATTCCGCGGCGCCCTCGCCTTGACTCCGCAAGACAAGGATCTCGCGCGGTTGATCGAGCAGCTGGAAACCAAGATCCAGTGA
- a CDS encoding tRNA (adenine-N1)-methyltransferase, producing MSATRPRGPLQAGEAVILLDRKNREYLVRLDPFRPIAVRGGRIGVEEIVGREEGSVVRSSLNEPFLVFRPTLAQLIPDLPRAAQVIYPKDIGPILVWGDIFPGARVVEAGVGAGGLTIALLRALGSQGELFSYEIREDFAALARKNVERYFGPAPNWVLTVGDVADKLAVADADRVVLDLPEPWRVIEAAANALRPGGILLCYLPTVLQFKELIDRLRENRGFARIETSETLMRFWHVEGASVRPQHRMVAHTGFLVSARRVSG from the coding sequence ATGTCCGCTACCCGACCCCGCGGCCCGTTGCAGGCCGGGGAAGCCGTGATCCTGCTCGACCGCAAGAACCGGGAATACCTGGTCCGGCTCGATCCGTTCCGCCCGATCGCCGTGCGGGGAGGACGCATCGGCGTCGAGGAGATCGTCGGGCGCGAGGAAGGAAGCGTCGTGCGCTCCTCCTTGAACGAGCCGTTCCTGGTTTTTCGTCCCACCCTCGCCCAGCTCATCCCCGACCTGCCGCGTGCGGCGCAGGTGATTTATCCGAAGGATATCGGGCCGATCCTGGTCTGGGGCGACATTTTCCCCGGAGCCCGGGTGGTCGAGGCCGGAGTCGGAGCCGGCGGGCTCACGATCGCCTTGCTGCGCGCGCTCGGCTCGCAGGGCGAGCTGTTTTCGTACGAGATCCGGGAAGACTTCGCGGCGCTCGCGCGCAAGAACGTCGAGCGCTACTTCGGCCCGGCGCCCAACTGGGTGCTCACCGTCGGGGACGTCGCGGACAAGCTGGCGGTGGCCGACGCGGACCGCGTCGTTCTCGATCTTCCGGAGCCCTGGCGGGTCATCGAGGCGGCTGCAAACGCGCTCCGCCCCGGGGGGATCCTGCTTTGCTACCTGCCCACCGTGCTCCAGTTCAAGGAGCTGATCGATCGGCTCCGGGAAAATCGAGGATTCGCCCGCATCGAGACCTCGGAAACCTTGATGCGGTTCTGGCACGTCGAGGGGGCGAGCGTGCGCCCTCAGCACCGCATGGTGGCGCACACCGGATTTCTCGTCTCGGCGAGACGGGTGAGCGGGTGA
- a CDS encoding SDR family oxidoreductase, whose protein sequence is MERKVALITGGARGIGRAVAIDLAQRGWSVAICYRTSAREADEVVAEAQGRGVAAMALCCDVSDATAAAAMVRTVERAWGRIDALINGAGPYVRIPLLKETAEGWKAMFDNNLHPVFYLSQAVAPGMKERRWGRIVCFSMANADRLLAQPDLTAHYIAKVGLLVLSRTLARILAPYGITVNAVSPGFIDTGAADPETLQATAKKIPAGYVGSLSDAVAAVRFLLSDEARYVNGANIHLSGGWGI, encoded by the coding sequence ATGGAACGCAAGGTTGCGCTGATCACGGGCGGCGCGCGTGGCATCGGCAGGGCGGTCGCCATCGATCTGGCCCAACGCGGCTGGTCGGTAGCCATCTGCTATCGCACGAGCGCCCGGGAAGCGGACGAGGTGGTCGCCGAGGCGCAGGGCAGAGGTGTCGCCGCGATGGCGCTGTGCTGCGACGTTTCGGACGCGACGGCGGCGGCTGCGATGGTGCGGACGGTCGAGCGGGCCTGGGGGCGGATCGACGCCCTGATCAACGGGGCCGGACCCTACGTACGGATTCCGCTGCTCAAGGAGACCGCCGAGGGCTGGAAGGCGATGTTCGACAACAACCTGCATCCCGTTTTCTATCTCAGCCAGGCGGTCGCGCCGGGGATGAAGGAGCGGCGCTGGGGGCGGATCGTCTGCTTCAGCATGGCGAACGCCGACCGGCTCCTGGCTCAGCCGGATCTGACCGCTCATTATATCGCCAAGGTGGGGCTGCTGGTGCTCTCGCGCACGCTCGCCCGGATCCTCGCGCCGTACGGCATCACCGTGAACGCGGTTTCTCCGGGTTTCATCGATACCGGAGCCGCCGACCCGGAAACGCTGCAAGCCACCGCGAAGAAAATACCCGCGGGCTACGTCGGCAGCCTGAGCGATGCCGTCGCGGCGGTTCGCTTCCTGCTCTCCGACGAGGCGCGCTACGTCAACGGCGCCAACATCCACCTGAGCGGCGGCTGGGGTATTTAG